Proteins from one Chiloscyllium punctatum isolate Juve2018m chromosome 4, sChiPun1.3, whole genome shotgun sequence genomic window:
- the LOC140475916 gene encoding protein phosphatase 1 regulatory subunit 36 isoform X1 has translation MAGYLNLEQLIAAVPAHWVWKDDTNTLELVSKALMIPETKDKKSISKVRNLLDPFDQDFEKSKVVITRHSIALLKKALSAGKIQGTAIELPKTETRQSPNVTLEDVKKAAVHLLKGNDSLRISPLFQQMLGAHHLNKFLTILLNYFSAFLSKYELESKTSNFMTAMEQIEIAEAITKMDLARKLMAQIYCKMLLGLGMAKQHHMACGKAMGSSSNNDRQLYECLYSFCAYVTWVTFGRKNLDVIELELGRLLRSEIFNPAQNLKKEEPKGSQESPRRLQTRRPPINMILNQRSPVLTSLIQTPREKSAYLFKQHHVNPKFQADVADQKTKVLDLKLELSESIGIIGEPFSNFFSDTLIPIDSYIENEGAEESVDEDALLQKSGYSHSTAIESSLGDMNSYHQYLDMSRATTVAADSEYNL, from the exons CAAGGCACTGATGATTCCCGAGACTAAAGACAAAAAATCAATATCCAAAGTTCGAAATCTCCTGGATCCTTTTGACCAAGACTTTGAGAA ATCAAAGGTTGTCATTACCAGGCATAGTATTGCTCTGCTGAAGAAAGCATTAAGTGCTGGGAAAATTCAAGGAACCGCAATTGAACTCCCGAAAACAGAAACTCGACAAAGTCCAAATGTTACCCTCGAGGATGTTAAAA AGGCGGCTGTCCATTTACTGAAAGGAAATGATTCACTGAGAATTTCGCCATTGTTTCAGCAGATGTTGGG ggctcatcaTTTGAATAAATTCCTCACAATTTTACTCAATTACTTCTCTGCGTTTCTTTCTAAGTATGAGTTGGAGTCCAAGACCAGCAATTTTATGAC TGCTATGGAGCAAATCGAGATTGCTGAGGCTATTACTAAAATGGACCTGGCACGGAAACTGATGGCCCAGATATATTGCAAGATGTTACTGGGCCTTGGCATGGCCAAACAGCATCACATGGCATGTGGAAA GGCAATGGGATCTTCCAGTAATAATGACAGGCAGCTGTATGAG TGCCTTTACTCCTTCTGTGCGTATGTGACATGGGTGACGTTTGGAAGGAAAAACCTGGATGTGATTGAGTTGGAGCTAGGACGACTGCTTCGTTCAGAGATATTCAACCCAGCTCAGAATTTGAAGAAAGAAGAACCAAAAGGTTCACAAGAAAGCCCCAG GCGCCTTCAGACAAGGAGACCTCCAATAAACATGATCCTGAACCAACGCTCGCCAGTCCTTACCTCACTGATCCAGACCCCTCGGGAAAAGTCTGCGTACCTCTTCAAACAGCACCACGTGAATCCAAAGTTCCAAGCTGATGTGGCAGACCAGAAGACCAAGGTGCTggacctgaagctggaattgtcTGAGAG CATTGGGATCATCGGAGAGCCTTTCTCAAATTTCTTTTCAGATACACTCATCCCCATTGATTCTTACATCGAGAATGAAGGGGCTGAGGAGTCAGTGGATGAGGACGCTCTACTACAAAAGAGTGGATACTCTCATTCAACAGCCATCGAGTCCTCTCTGGGAGATATGAACTCCTATCATCAATATCTGGACATGTCGAGGGCTACAACTGTAGCTGCAGACTCTGAATACAACCTGTAA
- the LOC140475916 gene encoding protein phosphatase 1 regulatory subunit 36 isoform X2 — MAGYLNLEQLIAAVPAHWVWKDDTNTLELVSKALMIPETKDKKSISKVRNLLDPFDQDFEKSKVVITRHSIALLKKALSAGKIQGTAIELPKTETRQSPNVTLEDVKKAAVHLLKGNDSLRISPLFQQMLGAMEQIEIAEAITKMDLARKLMAQIYCKMLLGLGMAKQHHMACGKAMGSSSNNDRQLYECLYSFCAYVTWVTFGRKNLDVIELELGRLLRSEIFNPAQNLKKEEPKGSQESPRRLQTRRPPINMILNQRSPVLTSLIQTPREKSAYLFKQHHVNPKFQADVADQKTKVLDLKLELSESIGIIGEPFSNFFSDTLIPIDSYIENEGAEESVDEDALLQKSGYSHSTAIESSLGDMNSYHQYLDMSRATTVAADSEYNL; from the exons CAAGGCACTGATGATTCCCGAGACTAAAGACAAAAAATCAATATCCAAAGTTCGAAATCTCCTGGATCCTTTTGACCAAGACTTTGAGAA ATCAAAGGTTGTCATTACCAGGCATAGTATTGCTCTGCTGAAGAAAGCATTAAGTGCTGGGAAAATTCAAGGAACCGCAATTGAACTCCCGAAAACAGAAACTCGACAAAGTCCAAATGTTACCCTCGAGGATGTTAAAA AGGCGGCTGTCCATTTACTGAAAGGAAATGATTCACTGAGAATTTCGCCATTGTTTCAGCAGATGTTGGG TGCTATGGAGCAAATCGAGATTGCTGAGGCTATTACTAAAATGGACCTGGCACGGAAACTGATGGCCCAGATATATTGCAAGATGTTACTGGGCCTTGGCATGGCCAAACAGCATCACATGGCATGTGGAAA GGCAATGGGATCTTCCAGTAATAATGACAGGCAGCTGTATGAG TGCCTTTACTCCTTCTGTGCGTATGTGACATGGGTGACGTTTGGAAGGAAAAACCTGGATGTGATTGAGTTGGAGCTAGGACGACTGCTTCGTTCAGAGATATTCAACCCAGCTCAGAATTTGAAGAAAGAAGAACCAAAAGGTTCACAAGAAAGCCCCAG GCGCCTTCAGACAAGGAGACCTCCAATAAACATGATCCTGAACCAACGCTCGCCAGTCCTTACCTCACTGATCCAGACCCCTCGGGAAAAGTCTGCGTACCTCTTCAAACAGCACCACGTGAATCCAAAGTTCCAAGCTGATGTGGCAGACCAGAAGACCAAGGTGCTggacctgaagctggaattgtcTGAGAG CATTGGGATCATCGGAGAGCCTTTCTCAAATTTCTTTTCAGATACACTCATCCCCATTGATTCTTACATCGAGAATGAAGGGGCTGAGGAGTCAGTGGATGAGGACGCTCTACTACAAAAGAGTGGATACTCTCATTCAACAGCCATCGAGTCCTCTCTGGGAGATATGAACTCCTATCATCAATATCTGGACATGTCGAGGGCTACAACTGTAGCTGCAGACTCTGAATACAACCTGTAA
- the LOC140475916 gene encoding protein phosphatase 1 regulatory subunit 36 isoform X3 encodes MIPETKDKKSISKVRNLLDPFDQDFEKSKVVITRHSIALLKKALSAGKIQGTAIELPKTETRQSPNVTLEDVKKAAVHLLKGNDSLRISPLFQQMLGAHHLNKFLTILLNYFSAFLSKYELESKTSNFMTAMEQIEIAEAITKMDLARKLMAQIYCKMLLGLGMAKQHHMACGKAMGSSSNNDRQLYECLYSFCAYVTWVTFGRKNLDVIELELGRLLRSEIFNPAQNLKKEEPKGSQESPRRLQTRRPPINMILNQRSPVLTSLIQTPREKSAYLFKQHHVNPKFQADVADQKTKVLDLKLELSESIGIIGEPFSNFFSDTLIPIDSYIENEGAEESVDEDALLQKSGYSHSTAIESSLGDMNSYHQYLDMSRATTVAADSEYNL; translated from the exons ATGATTCCCGAGACTAAAGACAAAAAATCAATATCCAAAGTTCGAAATCTCCTGGATCCTTTTGACCAAGACTTTGAGAA ATCAAAGGTTGTCATTACCAGGCATAGTATTGCTCTGCTGAAGAAAGCATTAAGTGCTGGGAAAATTCAAGGAACCGCAATTGAACTCCCGAAAACAGAAACTCGACAAAGTCCAAATGTTACCCTCGAGGATGTTAAAA AGGCGGCTGTCCATTTACTGAAAGGAAATGATTCACTGAGAATTTCGCCATTGTTTCAGCAGATGTTGGG ggctcatcaTTTGAATAAATTCCTCACAATTTTACTCAATTACTTCTCTGCGTTTCTTTCTAAGTATGAGTTGGAGTCCAAGACCAGCAATTTTATGAC TGCTATGGAGCAAATCGAGATTGCTGAGGCTATTACTAAAATGGACCTGGCACGGAAACTGATGGCCCAGATATATTGCAAGATGTTACTGGGCCTTGGCATGGCCAAACAGCATCACATGGCATGTGGAAA GGCAATGGGATCTTCCAGTAATAATGACAGGCAGCTGTATGAG TGCCTTTACTCCTTCTGTGCGTATGTGACATGGGTGACGTTTGGAAGGAAAAACCTGGATGTGATTGAGTTGGAGCTAGGACGACTGCTTCGTTCAGAGATATTCAACCCAGCTCAGAATTTGAAGAAAGAAGAACCAAAAGGTTCACAAGAAAGCCCCAG GCGCCTTCAGACAAGGAGACCTCCAATAAACATGATCCTGAACCAACGCTCGCCAGTCCTTACCTCACTGATCCAGACCCCTCGGGAAAAGTCTGCGTACCTCTTCAAACAGCACCACGTGAATCCAAAGTTCCAAGCTGATGTGGCAGACCAGAAGACCAAGGTGCTggacctgaagctggaattgtcTGAGAG CATTGGGATCATCGGAGAGCCTTTCTCAAATTTCTTTTCAGATACACTCATCCCCATTGATTCTTACATCGAGAATGAAGGGGCTGAGGAGTCAGTGGATGAGGACGCTCTACTACAAAAGAGTGGATACTCTCATTCAACAGCCATCGAGTCCTCTCTGGGAGATATGAACTCCTATCATCAATATCTGGACATGTCGAGGGCTACAACTGTAGCTGCAGACTCTGAATACAACCTGTAA